One Candidatus Nitrososphaera evergladensis SR1 genomic window, CGAATCCGACGCGCTGGTTGAGGCCGTACAGCCTGACAAACGCGTACCCGACTGCCCCTACCATGGCCGCCATGCAGGAATAGATGCCATAGCGCAGCTGTTGTCGCTTGTTGTTCATGGCCAAACTTTGGCAAACGTGCGTATAACTTTTAGCGGCTTGGAAATTGCATATGTGGCGTCATTTGCAGCAACGGACCCTTGCAGCCAAAATGACACACTTTTTCTAAAAAGGTACAGGCCAAAAACCCTGTGTATGAGTAATTATATGCAAAAATCATGTTTATTTTGAACATAAATATGTTATATCTATTTTCTATCTAGCAATCTATCAGACATGAACTCAAACGTGTCTGAGCAAGTATAGCTAGACCGCCTCTACTCAAGCTAAATGCAGAGTAGAGGCATACACACATGTTTTTACCACAAACCTATAACATGACAGAACGTGTGCCAGCTTGCATGCTGTCCTGCAAAAATAACTCGATTGTATGAACAAAACCAGTTAGAAAGCTATCATAGCTAAATTGTTCTATAACATTCTGTCAGGTGCGCATACACACGTGTGCTCTAACGCACCTGAACGTCAAATGTCCCCTGTTGGCGCCCTCGCTGCTTGTTATCATCCTGCGGCGGGGGCATCTTGTTATCAGTACGCATAACTTTTAACAGCGCCTGCGTCATAGCATGTGTACAGCAGAAGCATATATGCAGCTGGTCAAAAAGTTCGAGATAAAGTCAAGGGACAAGATTATCGATTTCCTAAACAGCCAGCCGGTGGGAAGGGTGGCTTCCATAGACAAGAACGGCTACCCGCAGGTGATCCCGATGAACTTTGTGTGGTCGGAAGGCGCGGTGTACATGCACTCGCACCCGATGGGCGAAAAGCTGGAGAACATGCTGCGCGACCCCAAGGTCGGCTTTGAGGTAGACCAGCACGTGTGCTTTTTGCCGTCATACTACTTCCACCCGACTGACGCGTCGCAGGCTGACACGCTCTACATTTCAGTGGTGATAAAGGGCAGGGCGGTGCTTGTCAGCGACGGCAACGAAAAAGCAAGGGCGCTCAACGCACTGATGGAAAAATACCAGAAGGAAGGCAGGTACGAGCCTCTCGCCGCAGAGATGCCCGTCGTGCACGAGGTTGCCATAATCAAGATAATCCCCGACGAGATGCGCGGCAAGTACAAGATAGGACAGCACTGGTCCCGGCCCTACCGGCTAAAGATGGCGCAGAACATAATCGAGCGCGAAGGGCTCGAGAACGCAAAACCCATACTGGCGATAATGGGCATCGAGACTAAGAACGGCGCGCCAGAGGCAGCAAGCGAGCTGGAGATGTAGGTCCATGCCCCGCTGCAGCGTGCACACTGACTTTTTTGACGACTCGTGCGAAGCTTGCAGGCAAGAGTACCTGGAAATGAAGGGCGTAGGCAAAGAAGAGCACATTATCGAAGAAGGAGGAGAAGGAAAAAAATACAAGGAATTCACGGAGGAGCGCGCAAAGAAATTGTTTGAGGAGGTTATGCTGCAGTACCTAAAGTCAGGGTCAACAGACCTTGAGGCGGTGGAAAAAGCCAAGGCCGTCGTGCGCAAGCAGTGCGCCATCCGAGGGATGCCGTACTGGCCGTGGCTCTAGGCGGGGATCTTTTTCTTCCTGGCGCCGGGAAATATCATCTGCCCGACGTCTTTGTACATCTTTAGAAACTGTCTGCCCTTTTCCGTTGTGTAGTACTCTTTTTCCTCGGCCACATAGTCAAGCAGCCCACCGTCCTGCAAAAGCTCAAGATACTCCTTCAGCTGCGGGAACGACAGGAAGGCCTTGTACATTATCCTGGTCTTTATTGCGCCGCCCTGTGCTATTTCCAGTATTGCGGCAGCTATGTCCATCCTGCTACGATACTTCACGCCAGTTTTTTGCAATCATCAGTTAAATGTTTGCTCTAGTCGAACCCTAGAAAATAGTCCTGTATTGCTATTCCACATCTATCTTTTGTACGCGGTCGGAGCTGCGCGATTCATGTTTGTCAAGCTTTTCCAGCTCTGAAAGCAGGAACTGGCGGTATTTGGTGCGCTCCTCCTTTGAAAGGGTGTCTGCGTGCGAGCCTATCGCGCTGCCTATCGTG contains:
- a CDS encoding winged helix-turn-helix domain-containing protein gives rise to the protein MKYRSRMDIAAAILEIAQGGAIKTRIMYKAFLSFPQLKEYLELLQDGGLLDYVAEEKEYYTTEKGRQFLKMYKDVGQMIFPGARKKKIPA
- a CDS encoding pyridoxamine 5'-phosphate oxidase family protein — protein: MQLVKKFEIKSRDKIIDFLNSQPVGRVASIDKNGYPQVIPMNFVWSEGAVYMHSHPMGEKLENMLRDPKVGFEVDQHVCFLPSYYFHPTDASQADTLYISVVIKGRAVLVSDGNEKARALNALMEKYQKEGRYEPLAAEMPVVHEVAIIKIIPDEMRGKYKIGQHWSRPYRLKMAQNIIEREGLENAKPILAIMGIETKNGAPEAASELEM